The Anopheles coluzzii chromosome 2, AcolN3, whole genome shotgun sequence genome window below encodes:
- the LOC120953737 gene encoding phospholipid scramblase 2 isoform X2, whose protein sequence is MNPQQQPQAPYAPYAPQYQGYTDQPGYPPAGGGGYPPAPYPPPGTGSPYPPAAPGYGQPPQMYAPNQPYGGGGYQPVMVQPGMPGHPPPVMGQPVPGGWMPIPQGIPNCPPGLEYLTAIDQLLVHQKVELLEAFTGFETANKYTVKNTLGQKVYWAMEDTGCCNRMCCGAARAFDMKILDTYQNEVLHFNRPLRCSSCWFPCCLQTMEVTAPPGNVIGYVEQDWSILTPQFSIKNQNGETVLKISGPFCTFSICGDVEFEVLSTNGTQVGKISKQWSGLGREMFTDADHFGINFPMDLDVRVKATLLGALFLIDYMFFEKSGNKEQDRPGMF, encoded by the exons ATGAATCCACAGCAACAGCCACAAGCACCGTACGCACCGTACGCGCCCCAGTACCAAGGCTATACGGACCAGCCCGGCTATCCGCCggccggtggcggtggctACCCACCAGCACCCTATCCACCCCCGGGAACG GGCTCACCGTACCCACCGGCTGCCCCCGGCTATGGCCAGCCGCCACAGATGTACGCACCAAATCAACCGTACGGCGGTGGCGGCTACCAACCCGTCATGGTGCAGCCAGGAATGCCTGGCCATCCACCGCCGGTGATGGGTCAACCGGTACCAG GTGGCTGGATGCCTATTCCTCAAGGGATACCGAACTGTCCGCCCGGCTTGGAATACCTTACTGCCATTGATCAGCTGCTGGTGCACCAGAAGGTGGAGCTGCTGGAAGCGTTCACCGGCTTCGAGACGGCCAACAAGTACACGGTGAAGAACACGCTCGGCCAGAAGGTGTACTGGGCGATGGAGGATACCGGCTGCTGCAACCGGATGTGCTGTGGGGCGGCCCGCGCCTTCGACATGAAGATACTGGACACGTACCAGAACGAGGTGCTGCACTTTAACCGGCCGCTGCGCTGCAGCTCCTGCTGGTTCCCGTGCTGCCTGCAGACGATGGAGGTGACCGCCCCGCCCGGCAACGTGATCGGGTACGTCGAGCAGGACTGGTCGATCCTGACGCCCCAGTTCAGCATCAAGAATCAGAACGGCGAGACGGTGCTAAAGATATCGGGCCCATTCTGTACGTTCAGCATCTGCGGTGACGTTGAGTTTGAG GTACTGTCGACCAATGGAACGCAGGTGGGCAAGATTAGCAAGCAGTGGTCCGGACTGGGCCGTGAAATGTTTACCGATGCGGACCATTTCGGCATTAACTTCCCGATGGATCTGGACGTTAGGGTGAAGGCTACCCTGCTCGGGGCACTGTTCCTGATT gACTACATGTTCTTTGAAAAATCTGGAAACAAAGAGCAGGACCGACCCGGAATGTTCTAA
- the LOC120953737 gene encoding phospholipid scramblase 1 isoform X6 gives MPIPQGIPNCPPGLEYLTAIDQLLVHQKVELLEAFTGFETANKYTVKNTLGQKVYWAMEDTGCCNRMCCGAARAFDMKILDTYQNEVLHFNRPLRCSSCWFPCCLQTMEVTAPPGNVIGYVEQDWSILTPQFSIKNQNGETVLKISGPFCTFSICGDVEFEVLSTNGTQVGKISKQWSGLGREMFTDADHFGINFPMDLDVRVKATLLGALFLIDYMFFEKSGNKEQDRPGMF, from the exons ATGCCTATTCCTCAAGGGATACCGAACTGTCCGCCCGGCTTGGAATACCTTACTGCCATTGATCAGCTGCTGGTGCACCAGAAGGTGGAGCTGCTGGAAGCGTTCACCGGCTTCGAGACGGCCAACAAGTACACGGTGAAGAACACGCTCGGCCAGAAGGTGTACTGGGCGATGGAGGATACCGGCTGCTGCAACCGGATGTGCTGTGGGGCGGCCCGCGCCTTCGACATGAAGATACTGGACACGTACCAGAACGAGGTGCTGCACTTTAACCGGCCGCTGCGCTGCAGCTCCTGCTGGTTCCCGTGCTGCCTGCAGACGATGGAGGTGACCGCCCCGCCCGGCAACGTGATCGGGTACGTCGAGCAGGACTGGTCGATCCTGACGCCCCAGTTCAGCATCAAGAATCAGAACGGCGAGACGGTGCTAAAGATATCGGGCCCATTCTGTACGTTCAGCATCTGCGGTGACGTTGAGTTTGAG GTACTGTCGACCAATGGAACGCAGGTGGGCAAGATTAGCAAGCAGTGGTCCGGACTGGGCCGTGAAATGTTTACCGATGCGGACCATTTCGGCATTAACTTCCCGATGGATCTGGACGTTAGGGTGAAGGCTACCCTGCTCGGGGCACTGTTCCTGATT gACTACATGTTCTTTGAAAAATCTGGAAACAAAGAGCAGGACCGACCCGGAATGTTCTAA
- the LOC120953743 gene encoding farnesol dehydrogenase-like: MERWRGKVAIVTGASSGIGAMTVKALANAGMITFGLARRVERVDELKKDLSAEAADRLHSVRCDVTKEEDILAAFQLVEEKCGGVDVLINNAGQLKRAVSVLDAGNTQVIRDVIETNVVGLALCSREAFQSMKRRSVDGHIVHINSILGHTVATTGKLNVYPASKFAVTALTETMRHELRLAGTKIKVTSISPGLVRTEMPPSTVFAEEPCLEPEDIADAVLYVLGTPPRVQIHELTIKPVGEK; encoded by the exons ATGGAACGCTGGCGTGGAAAGGTGGCCATTGTGACCGGTGCTAGCTCCGGCATTGGTGCAATGACGGTGAAAGCCCTCGCCAACGCCGGTATGATCACGTTCGGCCTGGCTCGCCGTGTCGAACGGGTCGACGAGCTGAAGAAGGACCTTTCTGCCGAGGCTGCGGACCGGCTGCACAGTGTCCGGTGTGACGTTACGAAGGAGGAGGACATTTTGGCCGCCTTCCAGCTGGTGGAGGAAAAGTGTGGCGGTGTCGATGTGCTGATCAACAATGCCGGTCAGTTGAAGCGCGCGGTCAGTGTGCTGGATGCGGGCAATACGCAGGTTATACGGGATGTGATCGAAACGAATGTGGTCGGGTTGGCGCTGTGCAGCCGGGAAGCGTTCCAATCGATGAAGCGTCGCTCGGTCGATGGGCATATTGTGCACATTAACAGCATCCTTGGCCATACGGTTGCGACGACTGGCAAGCTTAACGTCTATCCGGCATCAAAGTTCGCGGTGACTGCACTGACCGAAACGATGCGCCACGAGCTGAGACTGGCGGGAACGAAAATCAAAGTCACG AGCATCAGCCCGGGACTGGTCAGAACGGAGATGCCGCCCAGTACGGTCTTTGCCGAGGAGCCCTGCCTCGAGCCGGAGGACATTGCGGATGCCGTTCTGTACGTGCTCGGGACACCGCCCCGGGTACAGATCCACGAGCTGACGATCAAACCGGTTGGTGAAAAGTAG
- the LOC120953737 gene encoding phospholipid scramblase 2 isoform X1 translates to MNPQQQPQAPYAPYAPQYQGYTDQPGYPPAGGGGYPPAPYPPPGTQSPPAGYWGSPYPPAAPGYGQPPQMYAPNQPYGGGGYQPVMVQPGMPGHPPPVMGQPVPGGWMPIPQGIPNCPPGLEYLTAIDQLLVHQKVELLEAFTGFETANKYTVKNTLGQKVYWAMEDTGCCNRMCCGAARAFDMKILDTYQNEVLHFNRPLRCSSCWFPCCLQTMEVTAPPGNVIGYVEQDWSILTPQFSIKNQNGETVLKISGPFCTFSICGDVEFEVLSTNGTQVGKISKQWSGLGREMFTDADHFGINFPMDLDVRVKATLLGALFLIDYMFFEKSGNKEQDRPGMF, encoded by the exons ATGAATCCACAGCAACAGCCACAAGCACCGTACGCACCGTACGCGCCCCAGTACCAAGGCTATACGGACCAGCCCGGCTATCCGCCggccggtggcggtggctACCCACCAGCACCCTATCCACCCCCGGGAACG CAAAGTCCCCCGGCTGGCTATTGG GGCTCACCGTACCCACCGGCTGCCCCCGGCTATGGCCAGCCGCCACAGATGTACGCACCAAATCAACCGTACGGCGGTGGCGGCTACCAACCCGTCATGGTGCAGCCAGGAATGCCTGGCCATCCACCGCCGGTGATGGGTCAACCGGTACCAG GTGGCTGGATGCCTATTCCTCAAGGGATACCGAACTGTCCGCCCGGCTTGGAATACCTTACTGCCATTGATCAGCTGCTGGTGCACCAGAAGGTGGAGCTGCTGGAAGCGTTCACCGGCTTCGAGACGGCCAACAAGTACACGGTGAAGAACACGCTCGGCCAGAAGGTGTACTGGGCGATGGAGGATACCGGCTGCTGCAACCGGATGTGCTGTGGGGCGGCCCGCGCCTTCGACATGAAGATACTGGACACGTACCAGAACGAGGTGCTGCACTTTAACCGGCCGCTGCGCTGCAGCTCCTGCTGGTTCCCGTGCTGCCTGCAGACGATGGAGGTGACCGCCCCGCCCGGCAACGTGATCGGGTACGTCGAGCAGGACTGGTCGATCCTGACGCCCCAGTTCAGCATCAAGAATCAGAACGGCGAGACGGTGCTAAAGATATCGGGCCCATTCTGTACGTTCAGCATCTGCGGTGACGTTGAGTTTGAG GTACTGTCGACCAATGGAACGCAGGTGGGCAAGATTAGCAAGCAGTGGTCCGGACTGGGCCGTGAAATGTTTACCGATGCGGACCATTTCGGCATTAACTTCCCGATGGATCTGGACGTTAGGGTGAAGGCTACCCTGCTCGGGGCACTGTTCCTGATT gACTACATGTTCTTTGAAAAATCTGGAAACAAAGAGCAGGACCGACCCGGAATGTTCTAA
- the LOC120953741 gene encoding farnesol dehydrogenase-like has product MERWRGKVAIVTGASSGIGAATVKALASAGMITFGLARRVERVEALKDELPEDARERLHALRCDVTKEEDILAAFREVEQRCGGVDVLINNAGVARSSVGVLDAKNTQELRDVIDTNLVGLALCSREAYQSMKKRSVDGHIVHINSILGHKVIPMNTLNVYPATKYGVTALTETMRHELRMAGTKIKVTSISPGLVRTEIIGNSGVLNDMPILEPEDIANGILYVLGTPPRVQVHELMIKPVGESLG; this is encoded by the exons ATGGAACGCTGGCGTGGAAAGGTGGCCATTGTGACCGGTGCTAGCTCCGGCATTGGGGCAGCAACGGTGAAAGCTCTCGCCAGTGCCGGTATGATCACGTTCGGCTTGGCCCGCCGTGTCGAACGGGTGGAAGCACTGAAGGACGAGCTGCCGGAGGATGCCCGCGAGCGGCTGCACGCACTGCGCTGTGACGTTACGAAGGAGGAGGACATTTTGGCCGCCTTCCGGGAGGTCGAACAACGGTGCGGCGGTGTCGATGTGCTGATCAACAATGCCGGCGTGGCGCGATCGAGTGTCGGCGTGCTGGATGCGAAAAATACGCAGGAGTTGCGCGACGTGATCGACACGAATCTGGTCGGGTTGGCGCTGTGCAGCCGGGAGGCGTATCAATCGATGAAGAAACGGTCGGTCGATGGGCACATTGTGCACATTAACAGCATACTGGGACACAAGGTGATCCCGATGAACACGCTCAATGTGTATCCGGCCACCAAGTACGGTGTGACCGCGCTGACGGAGACGATGCGGCACGAGCTGCGAATGGCGGGGACGAAAATCAAAGTCACG AGCATCAGTCCCGGTCTGGTAAGGACGGAGATCATCGGTAACAGTGGTGTGCTCAACGATATGCCCATACTCGAACCGGAAGACATCGCGAACGGCATTCTGTACGTGCTCGGCACCCCACCGCGTGTTCAGGTGCACGAGCTAATGATCAAACCGGTTGGCGAATCGCTCGGATAA
- the LOC120953737 gene encoding phospholipid scramblase 1 isoform X4, with protein MEYNNKNEGSPYPPAAPGYGQPPQMYAPNQPYGGGGYQPVMVQPGMPGHPPPVMGQPVPGGWMPIPQGIPNCPPGLEYLTAIDQLLVHQKVELLEAFTGFETANKYTVKNTLGQKVYWAMEDTGCCNRMCCGAARAFDMKILDTYQNEVLHFNRPLRCSSCWFPCCLQTMEVTAPPGNVIGYVEQDWSILTPQFSIKNQNGETVLKISGPFCTFSICGDVEFEVLSTNGTQVGKISKQWSGLGREMFTDADHFGINFPMDLDVRVKATLLGALFLIDYMFFEKSGNKEQDRPGMF; from the exons ATGGAgtataataacaaaaatgag GGCTCACCGTACCCACCGGCTGCCCCCGGCTATGGCCAGCCGCCACAGATGTACGCACCAAATCAACCGTACGGCGGTGGCGGCTACCAACCCGTCATGGTGCAGCCAGGAATGCCTGGCCATCCACCGCCGGTGATGGGTCAACCGGTACCAG GTGGCTGGATGCCTATTCCTCAAGGGATACCGAACTGTCCGCCCGGCTTGGAATACCTTACTGCCATTGATCAGCTGCTGGTGCACCAGAAGGTGGAGCTGCTGGAAGCGTTCACCGGCTTCGAGACGGCCAACAAGTACACGGTGAAGAACACGCTCGGCCAGAAGGTGTACTGGGCGATGGAGGATACCGGCTGCTGCAACCGGATGTGCTGTGGGGCGGCCCGCGCCTTCGACATGAAGATACTGGACACGTACCAGAACGAGGTGCTGCACTTTAACCGGCCGCTGCGCTGCAGCTCCTGCTGGTTCCCGTGCTGCCTGCAGACGATGGAGGTGACCGCCCCGCCCGGCAACGTGATCGGGTACGTCGAGCAGGACTGGTCGATCCTGACGCCCCAGTTCAGCATCAAGAATCAGAACGGCGAGACGGTGCTAAAGATATCGGGCCCATTCTGTACGTTCAGCATCTGCGGTGACGTTGAGTTTGAG GTACTGTCGACCAATGGAACGCAGGTGGGCAAGATTAGCAAGCAGTGGTCCGGACTGGGCCGTGAAATGTTTACCGATGCGGACCATTTCGGCATTAACTTCCCGATGGATCTGGACGTTAGGGTGAAGGCTACCCTGCTCGGGGCACTGTTCCTGATT gACTACATGTTCTTTGAAAAATCTGGAAACAAAGAGCAGGACCGACCCGGAATGTTCTAA
- the LOC120953737 gene encoding phospholipid scramblase 1 isoform X5: MYAPNQPYGGGGYQPVMVQPGMPGHPPPVMGQPVPGGWMPIPQGIPNCPPGLEYLTAIDQLLVHQKVELLEAFTGFETANKYTVKNTLGQKVYWAMEDTGCCNRMCCGAARAFDMKILDTYQNEVLHFNRPLRCSSCWFPCCLQTMEVTAPPGNVIGYVEQDWSILTPQFSIKNQNGETVLKISGPFCTFSICGDVEFEVLSTNGTQVGKISKQWSGLGREMFTDADHFGINFPMDLDVRVKATLLGALFLIDYMFFEKSGNKEQDRPGMF, from the exons ATGTACGCACCAAATCAACCGTACGGCGGTGGCGGCTACCAACCCGTCATGGTGCAGCCAGGAATGCCTGGCCATCCACCGCCGGTGATGGGTCAACCGGTACCAG GTGGCTGGATGCCTATTCCTCAAGGGATACCGAACTGTCCGCCCGGCTTGGAATACCTTACTGCCATTGATCAGCTGCTGGTGCACCAGAAGGTGGAGCTGCTGGAAGCGTTCACCGGCTTCGAGACGGCCAACAAGTACACGGTGAAGAACACGCTCGGCCAGAAGGTGTACTGGGCGATGGAGGATACCGGCTGCTGCAACCGGATGTGCTGTGGGGCGGCCCGCGCCTTCGACATGAAGATACTGGACACGTACCAGAACGAGGTGCTGCACTTTAACCGGCCGCTGCGCTGCAGCTCCTGCTGGTTCCCGTGCTGCCTGCAGACGATGGAGGTGACCGCCCCGCCCGGCAACGTGATCGGGTACGTCGAGCAGGACTGGTCGATCCTGACGCCCCAGTTCAGCATCAAGAATCAGAACGGCGAGACGGTGCTAAAGATATCGGGCCCATTCTGTACGTTCAGCATCTGCGGTGACGTTGAGTTTGAG GTACTGTCGACCAATGGAACGCAGGTGGGCAAGATTAGCAAGCAGTGGTCCGGACTGGGCCGTGAAATGTTTACCGATGCGGACCATTTCGGCATTAACTTCCCGATGGATCTGGACGTTAGGGTGAAGGCTACCCTGCTCGGGGCACTGTTCCTGATT gACTACATGTTCTTTGAAAAATCTGGAAACAAAGAGCAGGACCGACCCGGAATGTTCTAA
- the LOC125906825 gene encoding farnesol dehydrogenase-like, with the protein MDRWTGRVAVVTGASSGIGAAVVKSLANAGMIVIGLARRVERAEELRQQLSEQAAQRLHAIRCDVTREEDIVDAFDQIEQQYGGVDVLINNAGIARSGINLFTPGNADPLRQVLDTNVMGVVLCSREAFQSMKRRSVDGHIVQVNSVVGHTVPAFASFNIYPASKFAVTALTESMRHELRIEGTRIKVTSISPGLVRTEAVPSELKTGQTPILEPEDIADAVLYVLGTPPRVQVHELTIRPVGEMM; encoded by the exons ATGGATCGTTGGACTGGCCGGGTGGCCGTCGTTACCGGTGCCAGCTCCGGTATTGGTGCGGCCGTAGTGAAATCACTCGCCAACGCGGGCATGATCGTGATCGGCCTGGCAAGGCGTGTCGAACGGGCGGAGGAACTGCGCCAACAGCTCTCCGAACAGGCCGCCCAACGGCTGCACGCGATCCGGTGTGATGTAACGCGGGAAGAAGATATAGTGGACGCTTTCGACCAAATCGAGCAGCAATACGGTGGTGTTGATGTGTTGATCAACAATGCTGGTATTGCGCGAAGTGGAATCAATCTGTTCACTCCGGGCAATGCCGATCCGCTGCGTCAGGTACTCGATACGAACGTGATGGGTGTGGTGCTGTGCAGCCGGGAAGCGTTCCAATCGATGAAGCGCCGCTCGGTCGATGGACATATCGTGCAGGTGAACAGTGTGGTAGGGCATACGGTGCCCGCATTCGCTAGCTTCAACATCTATCCGGCATCCAAGTTTGCAGTGACGGCGCTGACAGAATCGATGCGCCATGAGTTGCGGATAGAGGGAACGCGCATCAAAGTGACG AGTATTAGTCCGGGACTGGTCAGGACGGAGGCGGTCCCTAGTGAGCTGAAAACGGGCCAGACACCAATACTGGAACCGGAGGATATTGCGGATGCCGTGCTGTACGTGCTGGGCACCCCGCCGAGGGTACAGGTCCATGAGCTTACCATTAGACCCGTTGGTGAAATGATGTGA
- the LOC120953737 gene encoding phospholipid scramblase 1 isoform X3 has translation MEYNNKNEQSPPAGYWGSPYPPAAPGYGQPPQMYAPNQPYGGGGYQPVMVQPGMPGHPPPVMGQPVPGGWMPIPQGIPNCPPGLEYLTAIDQLLVHQKVELLEAFTGFETANKYTVKNTLGQKVYWAMEDTGCCNRMCCGAARAFDMKILDTYQNEVLHFNRPLRCSSCWFPCCLQTMEVTAPPGNVIGYVEQDWSILTPQFSIKNQNGETVLKISGPFCTFSICGDVEFEVLSTNGTQVGKISKQWSGLGREMFTDADHFGINFPMDLDVRVKATLLGALFLIDYMFFEKSGNKEQDRPGMF, from the exons ATGGAgtataataacaaaaatgag CAAAGTCCCCCGGCTGGCTATTGG GGCTCACCGTACCCACCGGCTGCCCCCGGCTATGGCCAGCCGCCACAGATGTACGCACCAAATCAACCGTACGGCGGTGGCGGCTACCAACCCGTCATGGTGCAGCCAGGAATGCCTGGCCATCCACCGCCGGTGATGGGTCAACCGGTACCAG GTGGCTGGATGCCTATTCCTCAAGGGATACCGAACTGTCCGCCCGGCTTGGAATACCTTACTGCCATTGATCAGCTGCTGGTGCACCAGAAGGTGGAGCTGCTGGAAGCGTTCACCGGCTTCGAGACGGCCAACAAGTACACGGTGAAGAACACGCTCGGCCAGAAGGTGTACTGGGCGATGGAGGATACCGGCTGCTGCAACCGGATGTGCTGTGGGGCGGCCCGCGCCTTCGACATGAAGATACTGGACACGTACCAGAACGAGGTGCTGCACTTTAACCGGCCGCTGCGCTGCAGCTCCTGCTGGTTCCCGTGCTGCCTGCAGACGATGGAGGTGACCGCCCCGCCCGGCAACGTGATCGGGTACGTCGAGCAGGACTGGTCGATCCTGACGCCCCAGTTCAGCATCAAGAATCAGAACGGCGAGACGGTGCTAAAGATATCGGGCCCATTCTGTACGTTCAGCATCTGCGGTGACGTTGAGTTTGAG GTACTGTCGACCAATGGAACGCAGGTGGGCAAGATTAGCAAGCAGTGGTCCGGACTGGGCCGTGAAATGTTTACCGATGCGGACCATTTCGGCATTAACTTCCCGATGGATCTGGACGTTAGGGTGAAGGCTACCCTGCTCGGGGCACTGTTCCTGATT gACTACATGTTCTTTGAAAAATCTGGAAACAAAGAGCAGGACCGACCCGGAATGTTCTAA